A stretch of Toxoplasma gondii ME49 chromosome V, whole genome shotgun sequence DNA encodes these proteins:
- the RPL35 gene encoding ribosomal protein RPL35 (encoded by transcript TGME49_285530~Signal peptide predicted by SignalP 2.0 HMM (probability 0.995) with cleavage site probability 0.891 at residue 24) — protein MRLLKPLFLLVLRLLLLTPKPAQAVTRSTFSSSPSAVFSRPSVRLWEDLDKSLRLPGGSETRGSSFASLASTSLLGTSLSHRPPSASSTVFPLSSSSPSSASFLSSVSFALRFHRLGSDGLSETKSSCKNRCAYSVFASASRDSFFSPSARSLVSHLPAFSESLGFASSPCFVSPSFRISSPRPWGAGTASCSQWKSFSTAGDHHVSPSRSFSFSECSSSPLILQGGDAFSPASSVFSPCRSASPFSSPFFSPVFASLFSLCRLSSRSQSLSQLSTSFCMSESPLRFSVSSCPDLLPPNLRFPACDGETFQAEDADQAVRTSSVSGDEAGRPRRDDPLCVFSTANGDSFFSFRDAANAEEGPRRGSAERMSLASPFSRGEASCAAQRGVCSLHMKVKVPTPALKPRTRKSIAKRFKITATGKLLYRHSGRQHLMSSKSGRRKRRLRKVCVLTGVMAKKYLACIHTPRARIKRRKRRPQPVYKM, from the coding sequence ATGCGCCTCCTCAaacctctttttctcctcgttttgcgtctccttctcctgaCTCCGAAGCCTGCACAAGCCGTCACTCGTTCcaccttttcttcctcgccgtccgccgtcttctcgcgtccgTCCGTTCGCCTCTGGGAAGATCTGGACAAGTCTTTGCGCCTTCCGGGTGGGTCTGAGACTCGCGGTtcgtccttcgcttctttaGCGTCAACTTCGCTTCTTGGCACTTCTCTGTCTCATCGTCCaccttccgcttcttctaccgtgtttcctctctcttcttcgtcgccgtcttctgcttctttcttgtcctctgtttccttcgcgCTGCGTTTCCATCGGCTCGGCTCTGATGGCTTgtcggagacgaagagttCTTGCAAAAACCGCTGTGCGTATTCCGTTTTCGCCTCGGCGTCTAGAgactcctttttttctccgtcggCGAGGTCTCTCGTGTCTCATCTCCCCGCATTTTCTGAAAGCCTAGGCTTCGCGTCAAGTCcctgctttgtctctcctaGCTTTCGCATCTCTTCGCCTCGTCCTTGGGGGGCAGGAACTGCCTCATGTAGCCAGTGGAAATCCTTTTCAACAGCCGGAGATCATCACGTCAGTCCCAgtcgctctttttccttttcagagTGTTCCTCATCCCCTTTGATCTTGCAGGGAGGGGATGCATTCTCTCCGGcctcttctgtgttttctccctgtcgctctgcctctcctttttcctctcctttcttctctccggtgTTCGcctccctgttctctctctgtcgcctttcttctcgctcacAGTCTCTCTCCCAGTTGTCGACTTCTTTCTGCATGTCTGAGTCTCCCCTCCGtttctcggtctcttcttGCCCTGACTTGCTTCCCCCGAACCTCCGTTTTCCCGCATGTGACGGTGAAACTTTCCAAGCGGAGGACGCCGACCAGGCTGTGCGgacctcttctgtctctggcgACGAGGCTGGAAGGCCAAGGCGAGACGACcctctgtgtgttttttccACGGCGAATGGCgactcgtttttctctttccgaGACGCGGCGAACGCTGAAGAAGGTCCGCGTCGAGGCTCTGCAGAAAGGATGAGCCTtgcgtctcccttttcgcgAGGCGAAGCAAGCTGCGCCGCGCAGAGAGGCGTCTGCAGCTTGCACATGAAGGTGAAAGTTCCAACGCCGGCCCTCAAACCTCGGACGAGAAAGTCGATTGCAAAGCGATTCAAGATCACCGCCACCGGGAAGctgctgtacagacactcggGGCGACAGCACCTGATGAGCTCGAAGagtggaagacgaaaacgTCGTCTGCGAAAAGTCTGTGTCTTGACGGGGGTGATGGCAAAGAAATAccttgcatgcatacacactCCGAGAGCGCGAATcaaacggagaaaacgacgtCCTCAACCTGTCTACAAGATGTAG
- a CDS encoding DNA-directed DNA polymerase (encoded by transcript TGME49_285540), protein MALLRREGVKGRRTKAKKKKKAGGAACGGRDGETLRRDAPSSKPVPHTDNHRGRFVEERKNPQADSASGSAVSAGSPSFQVPPSLSCASPLSSPASPFSDSPSAAERERPAPSTPTDGDRENFAGRRDEEFLGADGYFVEEDLEKTQKQLVTNNKIRGLLQSFRSSASRRTTANAAASSASSASSSCCFFDDYPRVEEDESEEGSGRRSVSPGVSASRDADAAVTDSGAPSRKRARGGGEELDDARQKTRKKGETGRRDSCARDAEAWNGEEVREEATHTEKSEGSRKREESSSRSNAPTWLRADPSREKLDFFHRLHEECVDFLQWIDATEEEQRNRAKVLARVTAVSRLLWPNCVVCPFGSSYTNLALPHADLDICIFINSDPPLLEEFRELAAVDSAKEIAESAASAQAASYRRFGALAEKVMAEASRSTETFGYGSSFRRKKEEDACHLRRLAAVLSACTVSLPSQDAPSSSAPNRRESPRRRDSPLVTDLQLILEARVPICRFVDTETNLPVDISLDQPSAVLTSLYIRLQLLRFPLLRPLMLLNKTALKLWRLNEPFKGGVGSYLLFVMTLSFLQLNPRLYDRRMSQRYSLGHALFEFLHHYGVDFHYPTVGLSVRDKGRLFPKERRRWQYGQDRNWSEGGRQFAFSTEFDRFLLAAESPLESTRDIGRGAYQMPQVRSAWRSAYARMASRLREETSSASRLSSIRDDSLLSALISPTVFADRPAPPPSQSDLSSLRGSASLSREDAESERGEDENAREQENGTRDSEEEAVPVGRRKLQDLSFGPLPASSEFKSVCGLRAVLTQPRREDLETEKRRLEACLLSSGTRGASDPVRVGERNKRGLKRLKKKLQQLEKEQRRLERQGRNSFGASGRARQNTQVFFEADSDAERNDDESEAEAESALKASTPVKEETVLRSSSKQRTLEEDWRANASNPSAPALVSLLSSSSSESGDDAPSVSARLGRAGRRGSSGRRRAEASLAASDDRSESCSPRKRSGVENRSSTGLALLACRSRSGASGSSIASSGTESESEVPNESSRAPRATCGASLRASRPRASPPSVMRDSGPSGEPFSRTSHEAEAIVLSSSDASEAEERNEKFEKRKSVHSALRGDAGGLTNGETFNGAGAESERTQRRSDSAEESGELEGEARSDSEKEEPETPASRALKAGARVRLAEFRSFDLGSKEAEETAGNVLTHLARRNAVGRGWEDGSSE, encoded by the exons ATGGCGCTACTTCGCAGGGAAGGCGTCAAGGGAAGGcggacgaaggcgaaaaagaaaaagaaagctggcggtgctgcatgcggcgggagagacggagagactcTGCGCCGAGACGCGCCTTCCAGCAAGCCGGTACCTCACACGGATAACCACAGAGGCCGTTTTGTCGAGGAACGGAAAAACCCTCAGGCAGACTCTGCCTCGGgatctgctgtctccgcaggATCCCCTTCTTTCCAGGTTCCTCCCAGTCTCTCTTGCGCCTCTCCGTTGTCCTCGCcggcctctcccttctctgacTCCCCGTCTGCCGCTGAACGAGAGCGTCCTGCGCCCTCGACACCTACGGACGGCGACCGAGAGAACTTTGCCGGGAGACGAGATGAAGAGTTCCTTGGAGCAGACGGATACTTCGTGGAGGAAGATCTCGAGAAGACTCAGAAACAACTGGTGACGAACAACAAGATCCGCGGACTTCTCCAATCCTTCAGATCCTCCGCATCCCGACGAACCACCGCGAAcgctgctgcttcgtctgcttcgtctgcttcgtcttcttgctGCTTTTTCGACGACTACCCCAgggtggaagaagacgagagcgaagaaggctcTGGGCGTCGGTCCGTTTCTccaggtgtctctgcttctcgcgacGCCGACGCGGCTGTCACCGATTCCGGTGCGCCGAGCAGGAAGCGAgcgcgaggcggaggcgaggagctGGACGACGCGcggcagaagacgcgaaagaagggagagacaggtcGGCGGGATTCttgcgcgagagacgcggaggcctggaacggcgaagaagtcagggaggaagcgactcacactgagaagagcgagggatcgaggaagcgagaagaaagcagcagcCGATCCAACGCGCCCACCTGGCTTCGCGCCGACCCCTCCAGAGAAAAGCTGGATTTCTTCCATCGTCTTCACGAAGAGTGTGTCGACTTTCTTCAGTGGATCGATGCAACTgaagaggagcagcgaaACCGAGCCAAG GTGCTTGCGCGAGTGACGGCCGTCTCGCGACTCCTCTGGCCGAACTGCGTGGTATGTCCGTTCGGGAGCTCTTACACGaatctcgctcttcctcacGCAGACCTCGACATTTGCATCTTCATCAACTCGGACCCCCCTCTTTTGGAAGAGTTTCGCGAACTCGCCGCAGTGGACTCTGCCAAGGAGATCGCGGAGTCTGCCGCGTCTGCGCAGGCGGCCTCCTACCGCCGATTCGGTGCCCTCGCCGAAAAGGTGATGGCTGAGGCCTCCCGGTCTACAGAGACCTTCGGCTACGGATCCTCcttcagaagaaaaaaagaagaagacgcttgCCATCTCAGA CGCCTGGCTGCCGTCCTCTCAGCATGCACAGTCTCGCTGCCGAGCCAGGACGCCCCGTCGTCCTCCGCTCCGAATCGGAGAGAGTCTCCCCGGCGTCGCGACTCCCCTTTGGTTACGGACTTGCAGTTGATTCTGGAAGCGAGAGTCCCCATCTGCAGATTcgtcgacacagagacgaaccTCCCTGTCGACATCAGCCTCGACCAGCCATCCGCTGTCTTAACGTCGCTGTACATTCGTCTCCAACTTCTGCGCTTTCCACTGCTCCGGCCTCTCATGCTCCTCAACAAGACCGCACTGAAACTCTGGCGCTTAAACGAACCTTTCAAGGGAGGTGTCGGATCCTATCTCCTCTTTGTCATG acGCTGAGTTTCCTTCAACTCAATCCTCGTCTGTACGACCGAAGAATGAGTCAGCGCTACTCTCTCGGCCATGCTCTGTTCGAATTTCTGCACCACTACGGCGTCGATTTTCACTATCCAACTGTCGGCTTGAG TGTGCGGGACAAAGGCCGTCTGTTCCccaaggagagacgcaggtgGCAGTATGGCCAGGACAGAAACTGGAGCGAAGGCGGCAGGCAGTTCGCGTTCTCGACAGAGTTCGACagatttcttctcgctgcagaGTCGCCCCTG GAATCCACACGAGACATCGGAAGAGGCGCCTATCAAATGCCCCAAGTGCGGAGTGCGTGGCGCTCGGCGTACGCG AGAATGGCCTCTCGTttgcgagaagaaacgtcgTCTGCTTCACGGTTGTCGTCGATACGTGACGATTCGCTGCTGTCGGCTCTCATCTCGCCTACAGTCTTCGCAGATCGACCCGCGCCTCCGCCTTCCCAGTCAgatctgtcttctcttcgcggctccgcctctctctcgagagaagacgcagaaagcgagagaggagaagatgaAAACGCAAGAGAGCAGGAAAACGGAACGCGTGACtcggaagaggaggcagtgCCTGTAGGTCGCCGAAAGTTGCAAGACCTCAGTTTCGGACCCCTCCCCGCTTCTTCGGAGTTCAAAAGCGTCTGTGGCCTTCGCGCTGTCCTGACGCagccgaggagagaagatttggagacagagaaaaggcgactcgaggcctgtcttctttcctctggaACTCGCGGGGCGTCGGACCCTGTTCgcgtcggagagagaaacaagagaggtTTGAAgcgtctgaagaagaagctgcagcaaCTGGAGAAGGAGCAGCGACGCCTCGAGAGACAAGGCAGAAACAGCTTCGGTGCTTCGGGACGCGCCAGACAAAATACACAAGTTTTCTTCGAAGCTGACAGCGACGCTGAGCGAAACgacgacgagagcgaagccgAGGCCGAGTCTGCACTGAAGGCCTCCACGCCtgtgaaagaagaaacggtcTTGCGTTCGTCCTCAAAACAGAGAACGCTTGAGGAAGACTGGCGCGCAAACGCTTCAA aTCCGTCTGCGCCTGCCCTCGTGAGTCTCTTaagttcctcttcgtccgaGAGTGGAGACGACGCCCCGTCCGTGAGCGCTCGCCTTGGCCGGGCCGGCCGCCGAGGGTCGAGCGGTCGGAGGCGCGCTGAGGCTTCTTTGGCCGCTTCCGATGACAGGTCAGAGAGCTGTTCACCTCGAAAGCGATCCGGCGTTGAGAACAGAAGCTCGACAGGTCTCGCGCTTCTAGCCTGTCGTTCTCGAAGTGGAGCGTCTGGTTCTTCGATAGCCTCTTCCGGAACCGAGTCAGAATCCGAAGTCCCGAACGAGTCGAGCCGCGCGCCCAGAGCAACTTGTGGGGCGTCTCTGCGTGCGTCGCGTCCCCGAGCCTCGCCGCCGAGTGTCATGAGAGACTCAGGTCCCTCTGGGGAGCCGTTTTCGAGGACCTCGCATGAAGCAGAAGCAATTGTGCTTTCTTCGTCAGACGCCAGCGAGGCCGAAGAGCGGAACGAGAAGTTCGAGAAACGCAAGTCTGTACATTCTGCACtccgaggagacgcgggaggCCTGACGAACGGCGAGACGTTCAATGGCGCGGGcgccgagagcgagaggactCAGAGGCGTTCTGACAGCGCGGAAGAGTCAGGGGAATTGGAGGGAGAGgccagaagcgacagcgagaaagaagagccaGAGACACCGGCAAGCCGAGCGCTCAAGGCGGGGGCGAGAGTGAGACTCGCAGAGTTCCGGTCCTTCGATTTAGGCAGCaaagaggcggaagaaacTGCAGGAAATGTCCTGACTCACTTGGCGCGCAGAAACGCGGTCGGTCGAGGCTGGGAGGACGGAAGTTCGGAGTGA